Genomic DNA from Thiosocius teredinicola:
GCGCCTGAACAGGCATCCGTCGGGGCGTCGATCGGGCTGCACTCCCGCTACGCCGTGAATTTCTTTATCATTGACGCCCTTTTTTGCTCGCAGACGCGATCGATGGGCCGTGATCCATGGACAAACTGATAATAACCGGCGGTAAAGCGCTGTCCGGCGATGTACGCATCTCCGGCGCCAAGAATGCCGCGCTGCCGATTCTTGCCGCGACCCTACTGGCGACCGAGCCGATGACCATCGGCAACATCCCGCATCTGCGCGACATCACGACCACGATGGAGTTGCTGGGTCGCATGGGCGTCGAGCTTACCGTCGACGAGAAGATGCGCGTCGAGGTCGACGCCGGCAATCTCGACAAGCCGTTCGCCCCTTACGAGCTGGTCAAAACGATGCGCGCCTCGATCCTGGTGCTCGGCCCGCTGTTGGCACGTTGCGGTCAGGCAGACGTCTCCCTGCCCGGAGGTTGTGCCATCGGCTCCCGCCCGGTCGATCTGCATATCGAGGGCCTGCGCGCGATGGGTGCCGAGATCGATGTCGATGGCGGCTACATCAAGGCGCGTGCGGCGCGTCTGAAGGGTGTGCGCCTGGTGCTGGATATCGTCACCGTGACCGGCACCGAGAACCTGATGATGGCCGCTACGCTGGCTGAAGGCACCACCGTGATCGAGAACGCTGCGCGCGAGCCCGAGGTGGTGGATCTGGCCAACTGCCTGAACGCCATGGGTGCGCGGATCACCGGCGCCGGCACTACGACCATCACTGTCGAGGGTGTCGAGAAACTGCACGGTTGCGAGTACAACGTGCTGCCCGATCGTATCGAGACCGGAACCTTCTTGGTTGCCGGCGCGATCAGTGGTGGCAAGGTGCGTGTGCGCGACACCGACCCGACGCAGTTGGATGCCGTGCTGCAGAAGCTGCAGGAGGCCGGCGCCGACCTGGAGGTCGGCAACGATTACGTGGTGCTCGACATGCACGGCAAACGTCCACGTGCGGTCAACGTGCATACGGCGCCGTTCCCGGCCTTCCCGACCGACATGCAGGCGCAGTTCACCGCGATGAACAGCGTGGCCGAGGGCGTTGGGACCATCACCGAGACGGTGTTCGAGAACCGCTTCATGCACGTGCAGGAACTGCAGCGCATGGGTGCGAACATCAAGCTCGAAGGCAACACGGCGATCTGCTCGGGCATCCCGCGCCTGAAGGCCGCGCCGGTTATGGCGACCGATCTGCGTGCCTCGGCGAGCCTGGTGCTGGCCGGCTTGGTGGCCGACGGCGAGACCGTGGTCGACCGCATTTACCACGTCGATCGTGGTTATCAGAACATCGAAGATAAATTTGCCGGGCTGGGTGCGCAGATTCGGCGCGTACCCGGTTGAGTGCCGCTGTCATGGCTGTTGAAATCGAATCACCGTTGACCATCGCGCTGTCCAAAGGGCGCATCTTCAAAGACACGCTGCCGCTGCTCAAGCACGCCGGTATCGAACCGCTCGACGACCCGGAAACCAGTCGCAAGCTGATCCTCGACACCACCCATCCGTCGGTCAAATTCGTTCTGATCCGCGCGACCGATGTGCCCACCTACGTGCAATG
This window encodes:
- the murA gene encoding UDP-N-acetylglucosamine 1-carboxyvinyltransferase — its product is MDKLIITGGKALSGDVRISGAKNAALPILAATLLATEPMTIGNIPHLRDITTTMELLGRMGVELTVDEKMRVEVDAGNLDKPFAPYELVKTMRASILVLGPLLARCGQADVSLPGGCAIGSRPVDLHIEGLRAMGAEIDVDGGYIKARAARLKGVRLVLDIVTVTGTENLMMAATLAEGTTVIENAAREPEVVDLANCLNAMGARITGAGTTTITVEGVEKLHGCEYNVLPDRIETGTFLVAGAISGGKVRVRDTDPTQLDAVLQKLQEAGADLEVGNDYVVLDMHGKRPRAVNVHTAPFPAFPTDMQAQFTAMNSVAEGVGTITETVFENRFMHVQELQRMGANIKLEGNTAICSGIPRLKAAPVMATDLRASASLVLAGLVADGETVVDRIYHVDRGYQNIEDKFAGLGAQIRRVPG